One window from the genome of Kryptolebias marmoratus isolate JLee-2015 linkage group LG1, ASM164957v2, whole genome shotgun sequence encodes:
- the lgi3 gene encoding leucine-rich repeat LGI family member 3, with protein MRELRAKWTRLVCVSVLCLCVWESGARRAPKVPRCPATCSCTKDSAFCVDTKAIPKSFPPGIISLTIVNAAFTTIPEGAFSHLHLLQFLLLNSNTFTTIADDAFAGLSHLQYLFIENNDIQDLSKYTFRGLKSLTHLSLSNNNLQQLPRDLFKHLDILTDLDLRGNSFRCDCKIKWLVDWMEKSNTSVPSIYCASPFEFQGRRIHDLTPRDFNCITADFAVYENFPFHSVSVESYEFNADQFVVFAQPESGFCTLYIWDHVEMIFKKFHNITSRSAVYCKPVVINNTLYMVVAQLFGGSHIYKWEEDPQRFIKIQDIDTSRVRKPNFVETFQLDGEWYFIVADSSKAGSTSIYHWNSNGFYSHQSLHPWHRDTHVEFLDVGGKPHLILSSASQPPVVYQWNRSQKQFAFHSQITELADVQMVKHFWVRKVLYLCLTRFIGDSKVLRWEGQRFVEIQTLPSRGSMAVYPFSVGPRQYLILGSDFSFSRVYLWDDLTQRFRPFQELNMRAPRGFNLVSVDDKDILLAASFKGSTLAYQHLVVDLSAK; from the exons ATGCGGGAGCTCCGCGCAAAATGGACGAGGCTGGTGTGCGTGTCGGTGCTGTGTCTGTGCGTCTGGGAGTCGGGCGCCAGGAGAGCCCCGAAGGTCCCCCGCTGCCCCGCGACCTGCTCCTGCACCAAAGACAGCGCCTTCTGCGTGGACACCAAGGCCATCCCCAAGAGCTTCCCCCCCGGGATCATCTCCCT GACGATAGTGAACGCAGCCTTTACAACCATCCCAGAGGGAGCCTTCTCCCACCTTCACCTGCTGCAGTTCCT GCTCCTGAACTCCAACACATTCACTACGATTGCCGATGATGCGTTTGCGGGTCTGTCTCACCTGCAGTACCT GTTCATTGAGAATAACGACATCCAGGATCTGTCTAAGTATACCTTCAGAGGGCTCAAGTCCCTGACTCATCT ATCACTCTCAAACaacaacctgcagcagctgcccAGAGATCTCTTCAAGCATCTAGACATCCTCACAGACCT AGACCTGCGTGGGAACTCTTTCCGCTGCGACTGTAAGATCAAGTGGCTGGTAGACTGGATGGAGAAGTCCAACACCTCCGTTCCTTCCATCTACTGTGCCAGCCCCTTTGAATTTCAGGGACGCAGGATCCACGATCTGACCCCACGAGACTTCAACTGCAtcactgcag ATTTTGCCGTTTATGAAAACTTCCCTTTCCACTCTGTGTCAGTGGAGTCGTATGAGTTCAATGCAGATCAGTTTGTGGTCTTTGCTCAGCCTGAGTCGGGGTTCTGCACCCTGTACATATGGGACCACGTAGAGATGATCTTCAAGAAGTTTCACAACATTACCT CTCGTTCTGCCGTTTACTGCAAACCAGTGGTGATAAATAACACACTTTACATGGTTGTGGCTCAGCTTTTCGGTGGATCTCATATATACAA GTGGGAGGAGGACCCACAGCGTTTTATAAAGATCCAGGATATCGACACCAGTCGCGTTAGGAAACCCAACTTTGTGGAGACCTTCCAGCTGGATGGAGAGTGGTATTTTATTGTGGCCGACAGCTCCAAGGCAGGCTCCACCAGCATTTATCACTGGAACAGCAATGGCTTCTACTCCCATCAGTCCCTGCATCCGTGGCACCGGGACACCCACGTGGAGTTCCTGGATGTCGGGGGAAAGCCTCATCTCATCCTCTCCAGCGCCTCTCAGCCGCCGGTGGTTTACCAGTGGAACCGAAGCCAGAAGCAGTTCGCCTTCCACTCCCAAATCACAGAGCTGGCCGACGTGCAGATGGTGAAGCACTTCTGGGTGAGGAAGGTTCTTTACCTCTGCCTCACGCGCTTCATTGGCGACTCCAAGGTCCTCCGCTGGGAGGGGCAGCGGTTCGTGGAGATCCAGACTCTCCCCTCGCGGGGTTCGATGGCCGTGTATCCCTTCTCGGTGGGCCCGCGTCAGTACCTCATTCTTGGAAGTGATTTCTCCTTCTCCAGAGTATACCTGTGGGACGACCTCACTCAGCGCTTTCGGCCCTTCCAGGAGCTCAACATGAGAGCCCCGAGAGGGTTCAACCTGGTGTCCGTCGACGATAAGGACATTTTGCTGGCCGCAAGCTTCAAAGGAAGCACTCTGGCCTACCAGCACCTGGTGGTGGACCTCAGCGCCAAATGA
- the chmp7 gene encoding charged multivesicular body protein 7: MSNTADMTLPPEWDDDERMNFLFSEFKENRDVNTTDWDSKMDFWTVLITKSCRERGSVLVNLQDLNKTFRRKEKSPLGLSTVLQSMARCGKIQKESEFAASVDCGWVSWSVGMLLVKPLKWTFSTLLGSSRVPLEESFVVLDLVKEKAAELLRVYQSSEFSSCSVVSFQELCSLSSDFCTDESTLCMALLQLQKDKQVVVSLHEGEKIVKFCQPGQERVSPLSDVDVGVYQLQRSEKLLGERVQKLSLEADRCKEEARNLLQEGKKSQALRCLRGCKRVEKRADNLFAKLETIRGILDRIAQSQTDKMVMQAYQAGVAALRLSLKDVTVERAETLVDQIQELCDTQDEVNQTISGGVITADENMDELEEELKALLDESKPDSVSGLPAVPTNGLRPSSEPILSSLPDVPHGRLSASTDELEEELNRLTLSGTGIQQKKVTSPGRRLEPTQ; the protein is encoded by the exons ATGTCCAACACCGCCGACATGACCCTGCCGCCTGAGTGGGATGACGACGAGCGGATGAACTTTCTGTTCTCCGAGTTCAAGGAGAACCGAGACGTCAACACCACGGACTGGGACAGTAAGATGGACTTCTGGACGGTTCTGATCACGAAGAGCTGCAGGGAGCGCGGCTCCGTGTTGGTCAACCTGCAGGACCTCAACAAGACCTTCCGGAGGAAAGAGAAGTCCCCCCTGGGCTTGTCAACTGTCCTCCAGTCCATGGCCAG ATGTGGGAAGATCCAGAAGGAGTCCGAGTTTGCCGCCAGCGTGGACTGTGGCTGGGTGTCCTGGAGTGTGGGCATGCTGCTGGTGAAACCACTCAAGTGGACCTTCTCCACCCTCCTGGGGAGCAGCCGGGTTCCTCTGGAGGagtcttttgttgttcttgATCTGGTGAAG gaGAAGGCAGCGGAATTACTCAGGGTTTACCAGAGCAGTGAATTTTCAAGCTGCTCTGTCGTGTCGTTTCAAGAGCTCTGTTCCCTCTCGTCGGACTTCTGCACCGACGAGAGCACGCTCTGCATGgcgctcctgcagctgcagaaggaCAAGCAGGTCGTCGTTTCCTTACACGAAGGGGAGAAG ATTGTCAAATTTTGCCAGCCTGGACAGGAGCGCGTGTCTCCCCTCAGCGACGTGGACGTTGGAGTCTACCAGCTGCAGCGCAGTGAGAAACTGCTGGGAGAGCGGGTGCAGAAACTGAGCCTGGAGGCTGATCG GTGCAAGGAGGAAGCGAGAAACCTGCTGCAGGAAGGGAAGAAATCACAG GCGCTGAGGTGTTTGAGAGGCTGCAAGAGGGTAGAGAAGAGAGCGGACAACCTGTTTGCCAAACTGGAGACTATCAGAGGAATTCTGGACCGAATAGCTCAGTCCCAGACTGACAAGATG GTGATGCAGGCGTATCAGGCCGGGGTGGCAGCCCTGAGGCTCTCTCTGAAAGACGTGACTGTGGAGCGAGCCGAGACCCTCGTGGATCAAATTCAGGAG CTGTGTGACACGCAAGACGAGGTGAACCAGACCATTTCCGGTGGTGTGATCACCGCAG ACGAAAACATGGATGAgttggaggaggagctgaaagctCTGTTGGATGAATCGAAGCCAGATTCCGTGTCAGGTTTACCCGCAGTTCCAACAAACGGACTGAGACCCTCCAGTGAGCCGATCCTCAGCTCCCTGCCCGACGTACCCCACGGCCGCTTGAGCGCTTCCACCGACGAGCTGGAGGAAGAACTGAATCGGTTAACGCTGTCAGGAACgg GGATTCAGCAGAAGAAAGTGACGTCGCCGGGCAGGAGATTGGAGCCGACACAGTGA
- the ccdc92 gene encoding coiled-coil domain-containing protein 92 isoform X3, with amino-acid sequence MASANVTLENQLHSAQKNLLFLQQDHANTLKGLHAEIRRLQQQCTDLTYELTVRSSDPSDSSEERCRELQRRCEELEAQLKKKEEENTELLRDLEQKNAMISVLENTIKEREKKYLEELKMKSHKLAVLSGELEQRASTIAYLTSQLHATKKKLLAGSSSEASPNVSPITSYKPTPPPSKDRQPETPRRRMKKSLSQPLHPELTEVYRLGPDGRRLVLREAVDAMPDPTPFLQAGRESPEHQVVRERPTVIPPIAADRSPIPPLGATASPRHSPARDRQHRAHVGVAHRIPHGTLPLAPPQAELETLAVDQVSEDKVLQKRSEADRTV; translated from the exons ATGGCATCAGCAAACGTAACGCTGGAAAACCAGCTGCACAGTGCCCAGAAGAACCTGCTCTTCCTGCAGCAGGACCACGCTAACACACTGAAGGGGCTCCACGCGGAGATCCGCAGATTACAGCAGCAATGCACAG accTGACCTACGAGCTCACTGTGAGAAGCTCTGATCCATCAG aCAGCAGTGAGGAACGATGCAGGGAGCTGCAACGGAGGTGTGAGGAGCTGGAGGCCCAGCTtaagaagaaggaggaagagaacACAGAGCTGCTCAGGGACCTGGAGCAAAAAAATGCCATGATTTCTGTCCTGGAAAACACCATCAAGGAGAGGGAGAAGAAGTACCTGGAGGAGCTTAAGATGAAGAGCCACAAGCTGGCTGTTTTGTCCGGAGAGCTGGAGCAAAGAGCGAGCACCATTGCTTACCTGACTTCACAACTTCATGCCACTAAGAAGAAGCTTTTAGCCGGCAGTTCTTCTGAGGCCAGTCCTAACGTCAGCCCAATCACTTCATACAAGCCCACGCCTCCACCGTCGAAGGACAGGCAGCCTGAAACCCCACGTCGCCGCATGAAGAAGAGCCTCTCCCAGCCTCTTCACCCAGAGCTGACTGAGGTGTACCGCCTCGGTCCGGACGGCAGGCGGCTGGTTCTGCGAGAAGCGGTCGACGCCATGCCCGACCCCACACCCTTCCTCCAGGCGGGGAGGGAGTCTCCCGAACATCAGGTGGTGCGTGAGCGGCCTACGGTCATCCCTCCCATCGCCGCCGATCGCTCCCCCATCCCTCCCCTAGGTGCAACAGCCAGTCCCCGTCACAGCCCCGCTCGGGACCGCCAGCACAGGGCCCACGTGGGCGTGGCCCACCGCATCCCACACGGCACCCTCCCTCTCGCCCCGCCTCAAGCAGAGCTGGAGACGCTGGCCGTGGACCAGGTCAGCGAGGACAAGGTTCTCCAGAAGCGCTCAGAAGCTGACAGGACAGTTTAA
- the ccdc92 gene encoding coiled-coil domain-containing protein 92 isoform X1 produces MSQAGRFTRWGMRFNYSVCQKVELLFTVFLVFLVPPCLFFHPSVKVARLVRTQIDMASANVTLENQLHSAQKNLLFLQQDHANTLKGLHAEIRRLQQQCTDLTYELTVRSSDPSDSSEERCRELQRRCEELEAQLKKKEEENTELLRDLEQKNAMISVLENTIKEREKKYLEELKMKSHKLAVLSGELEQRASTIAYLTSQLHATKKKLLAGSSSEASPNVSPITSYKPTPPPSKDRQPETPRRRMKKSLSQPLHPELTEVYRLGPDGRRLVLREAVDAMPDPTPFLQAGRESPEHQVVRERPTVIPPIAADRSPIPPLGATASPRHSPARDRQHRAHVGVAHRIPHGTLPLAPPQAELETLAVDQVSEDKVLQKRSEADRTV; encoded by the exons ATGAGTCAGGCTGGCAGATTTACTAGATGGGGGATGAGATTTAATTATTCTGTCTGCCAGAAGGTCGAACTTTTGTTTACGGTCTTCCTTGTCTTTCTCGTTCCTCCTTGCCTTTTCTTTCATCCCTCTGTCAAAGTCGCAAGATTGGTCCGAACACAAATTGACATGGCATCAGCAAACGTAACGCTGGAAAACCAGCTGCACAGTGCCCAGAAGAACCTGCTCTTCCTGCAGCAGGACCACGCTAACACACTGAAGGGGCTCCACGCGGAGATCCGCAGATTACAGCAGCAATGCACAG accTGACCTACGAGCTCACTGTGAGAAGCTCTGATCCATCAG aCAGCAGTGAGGAACGATGCAGGGAGCTGCAACGGAGGTGTGAGGAGCTGGAGGCCCAGCTtaagaagaaggaggaagagaacACAGAGCTGCTCAGGGACCTGGAGCAAAAAAATGCCATGATTTCTGTCCTGGAAAACACCATCAAGGAGAGGGAGAAGAAGTACCTGGAGGAGCTTAAGATGAAGAGCCACAAGCTGGCTGTTTTGTCCGGAGAGCTGGAGCAAAGAGCGAGCACCATTGCTTACCTGACTTCACAACTTCATGCCACTAAGAAGAAGCTTTTAGCCGGCAGTTCTTCTGAGGCCAGTCCTAACGTCAGCCCAATCACTTCATACAAGCCCACGCCTCCACCGTCGAAGGACAGGCAGCCTGAAACCCCACGTCGCCGCATGAAGAAGAGCCTCTCCCAGCCTCTTCACCCAGAGCTGACTGAGGTGTACCGCCTCGGTCCGGACGGCAGGCGGCTGGTTCTGCGAGAAGCGGTCGACGCCATGCCCGACCCCACACCCTTCCTCCAGGCGGGGAGGGAGTCTCCCGAACATCAGGTGGTGCGTGAGCGGCCTACGGTCATCCCTCCCATCGCCGCCGATCGCTCCCCCATCCCTCCCCTAGGTGCAACAGCCAGTCCCCGTCACAGCCCCGCTCGGGACCGCCAGCACAGGGCCCACGTGGGCGTGGCCCACCGCATCCCACACGGCACCCTCCCTCTCGCCCCGCCTCAAGCAGAGCTGGAGACGCTGGCCGTGGACCAGGTCAGCGAGGACAAGGTTCTCCAGAAGCGCTCAGAAGCTGACAGGACAGTTTAA
- the ccdc92 gene encoding coiled-coil domain-containing protein 92 isoform X2 yields the protein MHYSFARLVRTQIDMASANVTLENQLHSAQKNLLFLQQDHANTLKGLHAEIRRLQQQCTDLTYELTVRSSDPSDSSEERCRELQRRCEELEAQLKKKEEENTELLRDLEQKNAMISVLENTIKEREKKYLEELKMKSHKLAVLSGELEQRASTIAYLTSQLHATKKKLLAGSSSEASPNVSPITSYKPTPPPSKDRQPETPRRRMKKSLSQPLHPELTEVYRLGPDGRRLVLREAVDAMPDPTPFLQAGRESPEHQVVRERPTVIPPIAADRSPIPPLGATASPRHSPARDRQHRAHVGVAHRIPHGTLPLAPPQAELETLAVDQVSEDKVLQKRSEADRTV from the exons ATGCATTATTCAT TCGCAAGATTGGTCCGAACACAAATTGACATGGCATCAGCAAACGTAACGCTGGAAAACCAGCTGCACAGTGCCCAGAAGAACCTGCTCTTCCTGCAGCAGGACCACGCTAACACACTGAAGGGGCTCCACGCGGAGATCCGCAGATTACAGCAGCAATGCACAG accTGACCTACGAGCTCACTGTGAGAAGCTCTGATCCATCAG aCAGCAGTGAGGAACGATGCAGGGAGCTGCAACGGAGGTGTGAGGAGCTGGAGGCCCAGCTtaagaagaaggaggaagagaacACAGAGCTGCTCAGGGACCTGGAGCAAAAAAATGCCATGATTTCTGTCCTGGAAAACACCATCAAGGAGAGGGAGAAGAAGTACCTGGAGGAGCTTAAGATGAAGAGCCACAAGCTGGCTGTTTTGTCCGGAGAGCTGGAGCAAAGAGCGAGCACCATTGCTTACCTGACTTCACAACTTCATGCCACTAAGAAGAAGCTTTTAGCCGGCAGTTCTTCTGAGGCCAGTCCTAACGTCAGCCCAATCACTTCATACAAGCCCACGCCTCCACCGTCGAAGGACAGGCAGCCTGAAACCCCACGTCGCCGCATGAAGAAGAGCCTCTCCCAGCCTCTTCACCCAGAGCTGACTGAGGTGTACCGCCTCGGTCCGGACGGCAGGCGGCTGGTTCTGCGAGAAGCGGTCGACGCCATGCCCGACCCCACACCCTTCCTCCAGGCGGGGAGGGAGTCTCCCGAACATCAGGTGGTGCGTGAGCGGCCTACGGTCATCCCTCCCATCGCCGCCGATCGCTCCCCCATCCCTCCCCTAGGTGCAACAGCCAGTCCCCGTCACAGCCCCGCTCGGGACCGCCAGCACAGGGCCCACGTGGGCGTGGCCCACCGCATCCCACACGGCACCCTCCCTCTCGCCCCGCCTCAAGCAGAGCTGGAGACGCTGGCCGTGGACCAGGTCAGCGAGGACAAGGTTCTCCAGAAGCGCTCAGAAGCTGACAGGACAGTTTAA